The Fulvivirga ligni genome window below encodes:
- a CDS encoding DUF4834 family protein encodes MGFIKVIVIAFLLIYLVNKVFGLVIKYLVGNSSANNHRNASGRQNYESTNYKRSGEINIDYVPNEKSKKDSKDFKGGEYVDYEEIKE; translated from the coding sequence ATGGGATTTATTAAAGTCATAGTTATCGCTTTTTTGCTCATATACCTGGTAAATAAGGTATTTGGTCTGGTAATTAAGTACTTGGTGGGCAACTCGTCAGCCAATAATCATAGAAATGCTTCTGGAAGGCAAAACTATGAATCAACCAATTACAAGCGATCTGGCGAAATAAATATTGACTACGTGCCTAACGAAAAGTCTAAGAAGGATTCTAAAGATTTTAAAGGAGGCGAATACGTAGATTACGAAGAGATAAAAGAATAA
- the carB gene encoding carbamoyl-phosphate synthase large subunit has translation MPRDRSIRSVLIIGSGPIVIGQACEFDYSGSQASRSLREEGIEVILINSNPATIMTDKVTADHIYLKPLTKQSIREILQKHNIDAVLPTMGGQTALNLAIDCDKAGIWDHFGVKIIGVDINAIETTEDREKFRLKMNELGVNVCKGETASSFLQGKEIAQEIGFPLVIRPSFTLGGSGGGFVNSADEFEQALTHGLHTSPIHEVLIEQSILGWKEYEVELLRDNKGNIIIICSIENFDPMGVHTGDSITVAPAMTLPDTVYQEMRNLSKLMMNGIGMFAGGCNVQFAVNPDDDSIIGIEINPRVSRSSALASKATGYPIAKIAAKLAIGYNLDELDNAITGTTSAFFEPALDYVIVKIPRWNFDKFQGSDRRLGLSMKSVGEVMGIGRNFQEALQKACQSLEIKRNGLGADGKELKDQKAILESLEHPSWNRLFHVYDAFKLGVSFKTIEKLTKIDKWFLHQIEEFILIENEIEKYDIDTIPFELFKTAKEKGYADRQLGHLMGCLESEVFNKRKEIGLNRVYKLVDTCAAEFEAKTPYYYSTFDDENESIVSDKKKIVVLGSGPNRIGQGIEFDYSCVHGILAAKECGYETIMINCNPETVSTDFDVADKLYFEPVFWEHIYEIILHEKPEGVIVQLGGQTALKLAEKLEKYGIKILGTNFKSLDLAEDRGSFSNILKDNGIPYPEFGVAEDAETAIELSKDIGFPLLVRPSYVLGGQSMKIVINETELESHIVDILREIPGNKVLLDHFLDGAIEAEADAICDGENVHIIGIMQHIEPAGIHSGDSYAVLPPYNLGDLVVAQIEAYTKKIALALNTVGLINIQFAIKDDKVYIIEANPRASRTVPFICKAYDEPYVNYAVKVMLGEKKVTDFTFNPKKQGYAIKEPVFSFAKFPKVNKELGPEMKSTGEAIYFIDDLMDDYFIKIYSERNLYLSK, from the coding sequence ATGCCAAGAGATAGGAGCATCAGGTCAGTTTTAATTATCGGAAGCGGACCTATTGTTATTGGACAAGCATGTGAATTTGACTATTCAGGATCACAAGCTTCACGTTCACTTAGAGAAGAAGGTATAGAAGTCATTTTGATCAATTCCAACCCGGCTACGATCATGACAGACAAGGTCACCGCAGACCATATATACCTCAAGCCACTCACCAAACAATCCATTAGAGAAATCCTGCAAAAGCATAATATTGATGCTGTTCTACCTACCATGGGTGGACAAACAGCATTAAACCTTGCTATAGATTGCGATAAAGCAGGAATCTGGGATCATTTTGGAGTTAAAATCATCGGAGTTGATATCAACGCGATCGAAACAACTGAAGATCGAGAGAAATTCCGTCTGAAAATGAACGAGCTAGGTGTAAATGTTTGTAAAGGAGAAACCGCTTCTTCTTTCCTACAAGGGAAAGAGATAGCTCAGGAAATTGGTTTCCCTCTGGTTATCAGACCTTCATTTACATTAGGTGGTTCAGGTGGTGGATTTGTAAACAGTGCGGATGAATTCGAGCAAGCACTGACCCACGGCCTTCACACCTCTCCTATTCATGAGGTTTTGATAGAGCAAAGTATCTTAGGATGGAAAGAATATGAGGTGGAGCTCCTTAGAGATAACAAAGGAAACATCATCATTATCTGTTCTATTGAAAACTTTGATCCTATGGGGGTTCATACTGGAGATTCAATCACAGTAGCACCTGCCATGACTCTTCCTGACACTGTGTATCAGGAAATGAGGAACCTTTCAAAATTGATGATGAACGGAATCGGGATGTTTGCTGGTGGTTGTAACGTACAGTTTGCGGTTAACCCTGATGACGATTCTATCATTGGTATCGAGATTAACCCTAGGGTTTCAAGATCATCAGCTCTTGCATCTAAGGCTACGGGTTATCCTATTGCAAAAATAGCAGCGAAATTAGCTATTGGTTATAACCTTGATGAGCTTGATAACGCCATTACTGGTACTACTTCAGCATTCTTCGAGCCTGCACTTGACTATGTAATTGTTAAGATACCTCGTTGGAATTTTGATAAATTCCAGGGTTCAGATAGAAGATTAGGTCTTTCTATGAAATCCGTAGGTGAGGTAATGGGTATCGGTAGAAACTTCCAGGAAGCACTTCAGAAGGCTTGTCAGTCTTTAGAAATCAAGAGAAATGGTCTTGGTGCTGATGGTAAAGAACTTAAGGATCAAAAAGCTATTTTAGAAAGCCTTGAGCACCCTAGCTGGAACAGATTGTTCCATGTTTATGATGCCTTCAAATTAGGAGTTTCCTTCAAAACCATTGAAAAACTCACTAAAATAGACAAGTGGTTCCTTCACCAAATTGAAGAATTTATTCTCATTGAAAATGAGATTGAAAAATATGATATTGATACTATCCCTTTCGAGCTGTTTAAAACAGCAAAAGAAAAAGGATATGCTGATAGACAGCTAGGTCATTTAATGGGCTGCCTTGAAAGTGAAGTATTCAATAAGAGAAAAGAAATAGGCCTAAACAGAGTGTACAAGTTAGTAGATACTTGTGCGGCCGAGTTTGAGGCTAAAACACCATACTATTACTCAACTTTCGACGATGAAAATGAGTCAATAGTTAGTGACAAAAAGAAAATTGTAGTACTAGGTTCTGGTCCTAACCGAATTGGTCAGGGTATAGAATTTGACTACTCTTGCGTGCACGGAATCCTTGCCGCTAAAGAATGTGGCTATGAAACTATAATGATTAACTGTAACCCTGAAACAGTTTCTACTGATTTCGATGTGGCAGATAAATTATACTTCGAGCCAGTATTCTGGGAGCATATTTATGAGATTATACTTCATGAAAAACCTGAGGGAGTAATCGTTCAGCTTGGAGGTCAGACAGCACTTAAACTGGCTGAGAAACTAGAGAAGTATGGCATTAAAATCTTAGGAACCAACTTTAAGTCTCTGGATCTTGCAGAAGACAGAGGTAGCTTCTCTAACATTTTGAAAGATAATGGCATTCCTTACCCTGAGTTTGGTGTAGCTGAAGATGCTGAAACTGCTATTGAGCTTTCAAAAGATATTGGATTCCCTCTTTTGGTAAGACCATCTTACGTTCTTGGTGGTCAGAGCATGAAAATTGTGATCAATGAAACTGAGCTAGAATCTCATATTGTTGATATTCTTAGAGAAATTCCTGGAAACAAAGTACTTCTGGATCATTTCTTAGATGGAGCAATAGAAGCAGAAGCAGATGCCATTTGTGATGGAGAAAATGTACACATCATCGGTATCATGCAGCATATAGAGCCCGCAGGTATTCACTCTGGAGACTCTTACGCAGTACTTCCCCCATACAATTTGGGAGACTTAGTAGTAGCGCAGATAGAGGCTTACACTAAGAAAATTGCTTTAGCTCTTAATACAGTAGGTTTAATTAACATACAGTTTGCCATTAAAGATGACAAGGTATATATCATAGAGGCTAACCCAAGGGCGTCTCGTACGGTACCTTTCATTTGTAAAGCATATGACGAACCTTATGTAAACTACGCCGTTAAAGTAATGCTAGGGGAGAAAAAAGTAACTGACTTTACTTTCAACCCTAAAAAACAAGGGTATGCCATAAAAGAACCGGTATTCTCATTTGCCAAATTCCCTAAAGTAAATAAGGAATTAGGACCAGAAATGAAATCTACAGGTGAGGCAATCTATTTTATAGATGATCTTATGGACGATTACTTCATAAAGATCTACTCAGAGAGAAACCTCTACTTGAGTAAGTAA
- a CDS encoding T9SS type A sorting domain-containing protein, producing the protein MRKLLLLALITTSLLNSLSAQKMERLDKEFKIICHATEISSGVRLMPPKELTSGRTNSANIEVNYGEGFTPEAKAAFQYAVDIWSSIINSPVTIRIDASWQPLSEGVLGSAGWATAFRGFDGALVNGVWYPVALAEKMAGRDLNDTNSPDIVASFSSTFNWYLGTDGNPGSGQYDLVSVVLHEIGHGLGFVDSFNYQDGFGFYGLGSGAAFPFIFDTYVSDPSKARLIDSFSNGSEGLGDALTSQAVIFDSPISEQKGIINVELYAPEIWDPGSSIAHLNESKYNGTPNSLMTPQIGPREIMHNPGPITLNMFADMGWKYTYINHSKHPNTEDITSDNYTITTTITSDTDYDEESITLHYSTDGFNTESTVTMTATENGGEFEAQIPSLKLSGQSYAYYISVIDEFDRTFSKPSLAPEFFFVFTSEADNENPVITHVEPNFIRDNDTEVEFNVTVKDFLPLEEVLLTYDINGGPSSYVTFSLIDDLDSLYSAVVDLSSANLEEGDQFNYTITVTDISSNSNSTTIPDIGQFSIQVVSLAPSVYRYKDDFNEDRNAFFESDHFRISDVDGFSSPAVHSDHPYLDGASGNGSDYTLDMRIPIILSDVDAIIRFDEIVLVEPGTSTDFTNSDFFDYVIVEGSNDGGKTWVPFIGGYDSRAQTNWLSAYNEDLDDDQNSLIEGSSSLFFSRDIDMLARSEFVPGEEILIRFRLHADELAHGWGWAIDNLEIQPDFRAPSIKHDYIDYVQSNTSIPIIAEVTDNYEVDSVAIEIFSNGQPNVVFQFDGNATNIYEANLIISELPLNESIEYRIKAYDNNEPEPNISYLPSEDSFFSVEYLNFGNSQSSYSNDFDSQTEDFVGNFFSIKSEDNFDNGAIHSIHPYPVGFGMNDSSNLSYTLINPIVISATKPLMAFDEVVIVEKNLEDDFGSASFKDYVIVEGSTDNGDTWTPFLNGYDSKLYVNWSNAINGNSDGNSSLYKYRIINMTSSGDFQAGDEVLIRFRLFSDDAINAWGWAIDNLEVQTDAITAIDQLAFEEISLYPNPTSGTLNISVKNNAAIGNAEMQIFNYKGQSIYSVSERGIENTYFNSIDVSKFPKGIYLFKLSNNSGSITKKVIIN; encoded by the coding sequence ATGAGAAAACTTTTACTACTTGCTTTGATTACCACTTCTTTATTAAACAGCTTGTCTGCTCAAAAAATGGAACGGCTGGATAAAGAATTTAAAATAATTTGCCATGCGACTGAGATTAGTTCTGGTGTCAGATTAATGCCCCCAAAGGAACTAACAAGTGGACGAACAAACTCCGCGAATATAGAAGTAAATTACGGCGAGGGTTTCACTCCCGAAGCGAAAGCAGCATTTCAATATGCTGTTGATATTTGGTCAAGCATTATCAACTCTCCAGTAACGATAAGAATTGATGCCAGCTGGCAACCGTTATCTGAAGGAGTGTTAGGTTCAGCAGGATGGGCAACAGCCTTTAGAGGCTTTGATGGAGCTCTCGTAAATGGTGTATGGTACCCTGTTGCTTTAGCAGAAAAAATGGCTGGTAGAGATTTGAATGATACCAACAGCCCAGACATTGTAGCAAGCTTTAGTAGTACTTTCAACTGGTATTTGGGGACAGATGGTAATCCTGGATCAGGCCAGTATGATCTAGTTTCTGTTGTTCTTCATGAAATTGGGCATGGCTTAGGCTTTGTTGATTCCTTCAACTATCAGGATGGCTTTGGATTTTATGGCCTTGGCTCTGGGGCTGCATTTCCTTTTATTTTTGATACTTACGTGTCGGACCCATCAAAAGCTAGATTGATAGATTCTTTTAGCAACGGCAGTGAAGGCTTGGGAGATGCCTTAACCAGTCAAGCTGTAATTTTTGATTCACCAATTTCTGAACAAAAAGGAATTATTAATGTAGAACTGTATGCGCCAGAAATATGGGATCCGGGTTCTAGTATTGCTCACCTTAATGAAAGCAAATACAATGGCACTCCAAATTCTTTAATGACGCCTCAAATTGGCCCTCGAGAGATAATGCATAATCCAGGCCCCATCACGCTAAATATGTTTGCAGACATGGGGTGGAAATACACTTATATAAACCACAGTAAACACCCTAACACAGAGGATATAACTTCTGATAACTATACCATCACTACAACCATAACCAGTGACACAGATTACGATGAAGAAAGTATCACTCTTCACTATTCTACTGATGGATTCAATACGGAAAGCACAGTTACAATGACCGCTACGGAAAATGGAGGCGAATTTGAAGCACAGATCCCTTCCTTAAAGCTTTCAGGACAAAGCTATGCTTATTACATCTCTGTAATAGACGAATTTGACCGAACATTTTCTAAGCCTTCATTAGCTCCTGAATTCTTTTTTGTCTTTACTTCCGAAGCTGACAACGAAAATCCAGTAATTACCCACGTAGAACCAAATTTCATTAGAGATAATGACACAGAGGTAGAATTTAATGTTACAGTGAAAGATTTCCTGCCATTGGAAGAGGTTTTGCTAACATATGATATTAATGGTGGTCCCTCTAGCTATGTGACATTTTCATTAATTGATGATCTAGACAGTTTATATTCAGCAGTAGTTGACTTATCATCTGCCAACCTTGAGGAAGGAGATCAATTTAATTATACCATCACAGTAACAGATATTTCCTCCAACTCTAACAGCACCACCATTCCAGATATAGGCCAGTTCTCCATTCAAGTAGTTTCTCTGGCGCCTTCTGTTTATAGATATAAAGATGATTTCAATGAAGATAGAAATGCATTTTTTGAAAGTGATCACTTCCGAATTTCCGATGTTGATGGCTTCTCTAGCCCAGCCGTTCATTCTGATCACCCGTATCTTGATGGGGCAAGTGGAAATGGAAGTGACTATACTCTAGATATGCGTATTCCAATAATTCTATCTGATGTAGATGCCATAATAAGGTTTGATGAGATAGTACTAGTGGAGCCAGGAACCTCAACAGACTTTACTAATTCAGATTTTTTTGATTACGTGATAGTTGAAGGATCTAATGATGGTGGAAAAACATGGGTTCCATTTATTGGTGGTTATGACAGTAGAGCCCAGACAAATTGGCTTTCTGCGTATAATGAAGATTTAGATGATGATCAAAACTCTCTAATTGAAGGATCATCCTCTTTATTCTTTTCAAGAGATATTGATATGTTAGCGAGAAGTGAATTTGTACCTGGAGAAGAAATACTCATCAGGTTTAGATTGCACGCAGATGAACTTGCTCACGGATGGGGATGGGCCATTGACAACCTCGAAATTCAACCTGACTTCAGAGCTCCTTCCATAAAGCATGACTACATTGATTACGTTCAAAGTAACACCTCTATTCCAATAATAGCAGAAGTTACTGATAACTATGAGGTCGACAGTGTTGCTATTGAAATTTTCAGCAATGGACAACCTAATGTTGTATTTCAATTTGATGGAAACGCAACAAATATTTACGAAGCTAATCTCATAATATCAGAACTACCATTGAATGAGTCAATTGAATACCGAATTAAAGCCTATGACAATAATGAGCCTGAGCCTAATATTTCCTATTTACCGTCAGAAGACTCTTTCTTTTCGGTAGAGTACCTAAACTTTGGCAATTCGCAAAGCTCTTATTCCAATGATTTTGATTCCCAAACTGAAGATTTTGTAGGAAACTTTTTTTCAATTAAATCTGAAGATAATTTTGATAACGGGGCAATTCATTCTATTCATCCTTATCCTGTGGGATTCGGCATGAATGACAGCTCCAATTTAAGCTACACCTTAATAAACCCTATCGTTATAAGTGCGACGAAACCTCTTATGGCCTTTGATGAGGTGGTGATTGTTGAAAAAAATCTAGAAGATGATTTTGGATCAGCGAGTTTTAAAGATTACGTAATTGTGGAAGGCTCAACCGACAATGGAGACACTTGGACTCCATTTTTAAATGGATATGACTCTAAACTTTATGTAAATTGGTCTAACGCCATCAATGGCAACTCCGATGGCAACTCTTCTCTCTACAAATACAGAATAATAAATATGACAAGCTCTGGAGATTTTCAGGCCGGGGATGAGGTACTTATAAGATTCAGGTTATTTTCTGATGATGCAATAAATGCATGGGGATGGGCTATTGATAATTTAGAAGTGCAAACTGACGCTATCACGGCCATTGATCAGCTAGCTTTTGAAGAAATAAGTCTTTATCCTAACCCTACCAGTGGTACTTTAAATATTTCAGTTAAAAATAATGCTGCCATTGGTAATGCTGAGATGCAAATCTTTAACTACAAAGGTCAGAGCATATACTCAGTAAGTGAAAGAGGAATTGAAAATACATATTTTAATTCTATTGATGTAAGTAAATTTCCAAAAGGCATTTATCTATTCAAACTGTCAAATAACAGTGGTTCTATCACCAAAAAAGTGATTATCAATTAA
- a CDS encoding DUF6438 domain-containing protein: MKYQLLLLLILLGACKTASSSKADVASDPIIIMQKTPCFGTCPEYTLEIFADHAHLVAKQHLKLKGEFEAEISEDQVKELVGAFVDGKFFEYQDQYTANISDMPTTYLTFNYEGKSKKVMDYHNAPESLKELENKVAALIDGLTWKEKK; encoded by the coding sequence ATGAAATATCAGTTATTATTACTACTAATATTACTAGGGGCATGTAAAACAGCTTCTTCTTCAAAGGCGGATGTAGCTAGTGATCCGATTATTATAATGCAGAAAACTCCTTGTTTTGGTACTTGTCCGGAGTATACACTGGAAATTTTTGCCGATCATGCTCATTTAGTGGCGAAACAGCATTTGAAATTGAAGGGGGAGTTTGAGGCAGAGATCAGCGAGGATCAGGTAAAAGAATTAGTAGGTGCCTTTGTGGATGGAAAGTTTTTTGAATATCAAGATCAGTATACAGCTAATATTAGCGATATGCCTACGACCTATCTCACTTTTAACTACGAAGGAAAATCAAAGAAAGTGATGGATTATCATAATGCACCTGAATCTCTAAAGGAATTAGAAAACAAAGTAGCTGCATTGATTGATGGACTAACCTGGAAGGAGAAGAAATAG
- a CDS encoding dipeptidase: MKNISFVFLILVSVISCKPTPTGNEDSANDEQLKIRAQELAHNFIITDGHIDLPYRLKHQKFNIDTDKASILSTTEGDFDFERAKIGGLDAPFMSIYIPSDYQTTGGAKLLADSLIDMVESIERAFPEKFAVAATPEQVSQMVAAGKIALPMGIENGAAIEDNLSYLAHFRNRGVSYITLTHAKDNLICDSSYDTTYMHNGVSKFGESVIKEMNRLGIMVDVSHISDSAFYDVMRLTTQPVIASHSSCRHFTPGFERNMSDEMIKVLAKNGGVIQINFGSTFIDENSIAVKEEIEKYAEENNLTEEDSLYKSYTASHPIYSNVDKVADHIDHVVSLVGIDHVGLGSDYDGVGDSLPLLLKDVSHYPNLIYVLLKRGYSESDIEKICYKNVFRVWGEVVSHAEQPQAL; the protein is encoded by the coding sequence ATGAAGAACATTTCTTTCGTTTTCTTGATTCTTGTCTCCGTAATCTCGTGTAAGCCTACACCAACAGGAAACGAAGATAGCGCTAATGATGAGCAACTTAAAATTAGAGCTCAGGAATTAGCCCATAATTTCATTATTACTGATGGACACATCGATTTACCCTATCGATTAAAACATCAGAAATTCAACATTGACACTGATAAGGCATCAATTTTATCTACCACAGAAGGTGATTTTGATTTTGAAAGAGCAAAAATAGGCGGGCTAGATGCTCCTTTTATGTCTATCTACATACCGTCAGACTATCAAACTACAGGGGGAGCTAAACTTTTGGCTGATTCACTCATTGATATGGTAGAATCCATTGAAAGAGCTTTTCCTGAGAAATTTGCTGTGGCGGCTACTCCAGAGCAAGTAAGCCAAATGGTAGCAGCTGGAAAAATAGCTCTTCCTATGGGTATAGAAAATGGTGCCGCTATTGAAGATAACCTAAGCTACCTGGCACATTTCCGAAACCGTGGAGTTAGCTACATTACTTTAACTCACGCAAAGGACAATCTGATTTGTGATTCCTCATATGACACTACTTATATGCACAATGGTGTTAGTAAATTCGGAGAATCAGTAATTAAAGAAATGAACCGATTAGGCATTATGGTGGATGTTTCTCACATTTCTGACAGTGCCTTTTATGATGTTATGAGATTAACCACGCAGCCGGTTATAGCATCTCACTCTTCATGTAGACATTTTACGCCTGGCTTCGAGAGAAACATGTCAGATGAGATGATCAAGGTTTTAGCTAAAAATGGCGGTGTTATCCAAATCAACTTTGGTTCTACTTTTATTGATGAAAACTCAATAGCTGTAAAAGAAGAAATCGAAAAATACGCAGAAGAGAATAACCTCACTGAAGAAGATTCTTTATACAAAAGCTATACTGCAAGCCATCCCATTTATAGCAATGTGGATAAGGTAGCTGATCATATTGATCATGTAGTAAGTTTGGTAGGAATAGATCATGTAGGCCTTGGATCTGACTATGACGGAGTGGGTGACTCACTTCCTCTTCTATTAAAAGATGTAAGCCACTACCCTAACTTGATATATGTTTTATTAAAAAGAGGCTACTCTGAATCTGACATTGAAAAAATCTGCTATAAAAATGTTTTCAGAGTTTGGGGTGAAGTGGTAAGCCACGCTGAGCAACCACAAGCTTTATAA
- a CDS encoding cytochrome b5 domain-containing protein, whose product MDKNDLPAYTVGQLALRNGQDKEQIWVAYQGIIYDVTSSRLWRDGKHYEHWAGQDLTTELEEDAPHNANVFDKYKAVGILK is encoded by the coding sequence ATGGATAAAAATGATCTGCCGGCGTATACAGTCGGTCAGCTAGCTTTAAGAAACGGGCAGGATAAAGAACAGATATGGGTTGCCTACCAGGGCATTATTTATGATGTTACAAGCTCCCGCCTATGGAGAGATGGTAAACACTATGAGCACTGGGCAGGGCAGGATCTTACTACAGAACTTGAAGAAGATGCCCCACACAATGCCAATGTTTTTGATAAATATAAAGCCGTTGGTATTTTAAAATAG
- a CDS encoding peptidase, producing MKLKYLVGSICFSILLFTGCSDKDGVEPGSTNHKQAVGVSSSDYLSGEKYTSLNIEVQYASGFAPSSNTLNNLKGFLESILNKPEGIQITTKEISIEAKEKYTIEEIREIEDDNRTSFTSDNAISAYFLFLGGGYSEDTENSKVLGVAHRNTSMAIFQKTIQDNSGGIGKPSTSLLTSTVTEHEFGHILGLVNAGSDMVNQHQDTDHGRHCDDTDCLMYWAVETGQSIDNLLGMSSPPSLDTNCLLDLQANGGK from the coding sequence ATGAAGTTAAAATACTTAGTGGGGTCTATATGTTTTTCAATATTGCTATTCACAGGTTGTAGTGATAAAGATGGCGTTGAGCCAGGAAGCACCAACCATAAACAGGCAGTGGGAGTCTCTTCTAGCGATTATTTATCGGGTGAAAAATATACCAGCCTGAACATTGAGGTACAATATGCCAGCGGCTTTGCACCTTCTTCAAACACTTTGAATAATCTGAAGGGCTTTTTAGAAAGTATTCTTAACAAGCCGGAGGGTATACAAATAACCACTAAAGAGATATCTATTGAAGCCAAGGAAAAATATACTATTGAAGAGATAAGAGAAATTGAAGACGATAACCGTACTAGTTTCACATCAGATAATGCTATCTCAGCATATTTTCTGTTTTTAGGTGGCGGATATAGCGAAGACACTGAAAACTCGAAGGTCTTAGGTGTAGCTCATAGAAATACTTCAATGGCCATTTTTCAAAAAACTATTCAAGATAATAGTGGCGGCATTGGCAAACCAAGCACCAGCCTGCTCACCTCTACTGTAACCGAACATGAATTTGGGCACATCCTGGGCCTTGTGAATGCCGGCAGCGACATGGTAAACCAGCATCAGGATACAGACCATGGCAGACATTGTGACGATACTGACTGCTTAATGTACTGGGCTGTTGAAACCGGTCAGTCAATAGATAACTTGCTGGGAATGAGCTCACCACCTTCATTAGATACTAACTGCCTGCTAGACTTACAGGCTAATGGTGGCAAATAG
- a CDS encoding N-acetylglucosamine kinase has product MILIADSGSTKTDWRLIDANHEIEQYKSSGINPYQQKEEDIRAEVLEYLKPQINQDVHQVFFYGSGCSSPANIATLERVFKEAFPSAFVKINHDLLGAARALCGHEAGIACIIGTGTNSCLYDGREIISNVPSLGYVMADEGSGAWLGKQVLTDFLRGDMDSDLAGKLTKQYEVSKDEVLENVYQKHMPNRYLAKFSRFLFHNIDHPYVYQLVYRGFTLFIEKNVKKYENFDQLPVHFTGSIAFYYNSILRQVAFEQDITIKHVIENPIAGLTLFHKNSIL; this is encoded by the coding sequence ATGATTTTAATAGCTGACAGTGGCAGTACTAAAACTGATTGGAGGCTCATAGATGCTAACCATGAAATTGAGCAATATAAATCCTCAGGCATAAATCCTTATCAACAAAAAGAAGAAGATATTAGGGCAGAGGTTCTGGAATATTTAAAACCACAAATTAATCAAGATGTTCATCAGGTCTTTTTTTATGGCTCAGGATGTTCATCACCAGCTAATATTGCCACACTCGAACGGGTGTTTAAAGAAGCCTTTCCTAGTGCCTTCGTCAAAATAAATCATGATTTGCTAGGTGCCGCCAGGGCTTTATGTGGCCATGAAGCGGGAATAGCCTGTATTATAGGTACAGGTACAAATTCCTGTTTGTATGACGGACGAGAGATCATTAGCAATGTACCCTCCTTAGGTTACGTTATGGCCGATGAGGGCAGCGGTGCCTGGCTGGGCAAACAAGTGCTAACAGATTTTTTAAGAGGAGATATGGATTCCGATCTGGCTGGTAAATTAACGAAGCAGTATGAGGTGTCTAAAGATGAGGTACTGGAAAATGTATATCAAAAGCACATGCCTAATAGATACCTGGCCAAGTTTTCCAGGTTTTTATTTCATAATATCGATCATCCGTACGTTTATCAATTAGTGTATAGAGGTTTTACCCTTTTTATAGAGAAGAACGTGAAGAAGTATGAAAATTTTGACCAACTGCCTGTACACTTTACTGGCTCTATAGCTTTCTATTATAATTCCATATTAAGGCAAGTGGCTTTTGAGCAGGATATTACTATTAAGCATGTGATAGAAAATCCTATTGCAGGCCTTACGTTATTTCATAAGAACAGCATATTATAA
- the murQ gene encoding N-acetylmuramic acid 6-phosphate etherase, with the protein MSITESDSNFNNLEKMSIHDLLTNINKEDNSVPKAVEKAIPQIEALVTQITAKMKIGGRLFYIGAGTSGRLGILDASEIPPTYGMPHDRVIGLIAGGDGAIRKAVEFAEDDQHQAWKDMEAYNIGENDVVIGIAASGTTPYVIGGLEKANEEGLITGCITCNASSSLANVSQFPIEVVVGPEFVTGSTRMKAGTAQKLVLNMISTSVMIQLGRVKGNKMVDMQLSNNKLVARGTRMLMEELSISEEEAEKLLKKHGSVRGVMDNM; encoded by the coding sequence ATGAGTATTACAGAATCAGATTCTAATTTCAATAATCTAGAGAAGATGAGTATCCATGATCTTCTCACTAACATCAATAAAGAAGACAATAGTGTGCCAAAGGCCGTTGAGAAAGCGATCCCGCAGATTGAGGCTTTGGTGACGCAGATTACTGCCAAAATGAAAATAGGTGGCCGGCTATTTTATATTGGAGCCGGCACCAGCGGCCGTTTGGGTATATTAGATGCCTCTGAAATACCACCAACATATGGAATGCCTCATGATCGAGTGATCGGTCTTATTGCCGGTGGTGATGGCGCCATTCGAAAAGCAGTAGAGTTTGCTGAGGATGATCAGCATCAGGCCTGGAAAGATATGGAGGCTTATAATATCGGTGAAAATGATGTAGTAATAGGTATAGCTGCCTCAGGAACAACACCTTATGTAATTGGTGGACTTGAAAAGGCTAATGAAGAAGGTCTCATCACCGGATGTATCACATGCAATGCAAGCTCATCATTGGCCAACGTAAGTCAATTCCCCATTGAAGTGGTGGTAGGGCCGGAGTTTGTTACCGGAAGTACCCGCATGAAAGCAGGAACAGCTCAAAAGCTGGTGCTAAATATGATATCTACTTCGGTAATGATTCAATTAGGTAGGGTGAAAGGAAACAAGATGGTGGATATGCAGTTAAGTAACAATAAACTTGTAGCTCGAGGAACACGTATGCTAATGGAGGAGCTTTCAATAAGTGAAGAGGAAGCCGAAAAGCTTTTGAAAAAGCACGGTTCAGTAAGAGGAGTTATGGATAATATGTGA